One stretch of Streptomyces sp. R21 DNA includes these proteins:
- the era gene encoding GTPase Era, translating into MGAMSVRTPSSEPSAAAPHRAGFACFVGRPNAGKSTLTNALVGQKVAITADQPQTTRHTVRGIVHRPDAQLILVDTPGLHKPRTLLGQRLNDIVRTTWAEVDVIGFCLPANEKLGPGDRFIAKELASIKKTPKIAIVTKTDLVDSKTLAEQLIAIDQLGKELGFEWAEIVPVSAVGDKQVGLLADLIVPLLPEGPALYPEGDLTDEPEQVMIAELIREAALEGVRDELPHSIAVVVEEMLPREDRPADRPLLDIHAFVYIERPSQKGIIIGPKGKRLKEVGIKSRKQIEALLGTPVFLDLHVKVAKDWQRDPRQLRKLGF; encoded by the coding sequence ATGGGCGCCATGAGCGTTCGTACCCCGTCATCCGAGCCGTCCGCGGCAGCACCCCACCGCGCCGGCTTCGCCTGCTTCGTGGGCCGCCCCAACGCGGGCAAGTCCACCCTCACGAACGCTCTGGTCGGGCAGAAGGTCGCGATCACCGCGGACCAGCCGCAGACCACGCGGCACACCGTACGTGGCATCGTGCACCGGCCCGACGCCCAGCTGATCCTGGTCGACACCCCCGGCCTGCACAAGCCGCGCACCCTGCTCGGCCAGCGGCTCAACGACATCGTGCGGACGACGTGGGCCGAGGTCGACGTCATCGGGTTCTGCCTGCCCGCGAACGAGAAGCTCGGTCCCGGTGACCGCTTCATCGCGAAGGAACTGGCGTCGATCAAGAAGACGCCGAAGATCGCGATCGTCACGAAGACCGACCTCGTCGACAGCAAGACCCTCGCCGAGCAGCTCATCGCGATCGACCAGCTCGGCAAGGAGCTGGGGTTCGAGTGGGCCGAGATCGTGCCCGTGTCGGCGGTCGGCGACAAGCAGGTCGGCCTGCTCGCCGACCTGATCGTGCCGCTGCTGCCGGAGGGGCCGGCGCTGTATCCCGAGGGCGACCTCACCGACGAGCCCGAGCAGGTCATGATCGCGGAGCTCATCCGCGAGGCCGCGCTGGAGGGGGTGCGGGACGAGCTGCCGCACTCCATCGCCGTGGTCGTCGAGGAGATGCTGCCCCGCGAGGACCGGCCCGCGGACCGGCCGCTGCTCGACATCCACGCCTTCGTCTACATCGAGCGGCCCAGCCAGAAGGGCATCATCATCGGCCCGAAGGGCAAGCGGCTCAAGGAGGTCGGGATCAAGTCCCGCAAGCAGATCGAGGCGCTGCTGGGCACCCCCGTCTTCCTCGACCTCCATGTGAAGGTCGCCAAGGACTGGCAGCGGGATCCTCGGCAGTTGCGGAAGCTGGGGTTCTAG
- a CDS encoding helix-turn-helix transcriptional regulator translates to MNRAELADFLRRGRARLEPSDVGLASGARRRTPGLRREEVAALAGMSVDYYTRLEQSRGPRPSRQMLGALARALRLTGDERDHLFHLVGEEPPRDGTASAHVRPGLLLVLDRLHDTPAMVMSDYGEVLAQNAMAAALSGDALARPPRERNLVRRFFTDPAARKLSPPEDHEEHARGHVANLRAVTAAHPDDRAVTALVAELRTASEEFEKLWGEHEVAVRRASTKRFQHPLVGLLELDCEVLVSAEHRQLLIIHTARPGTETHERLQLLRVVGLQDMTPSGNSQA, encoded by the coding sequence GTGAACCGAGCCGAACTCGCCGACTTCCTGCGCCGTGGCCGCGCCCGCCTGGAGCCCTCCGACGTGGGCCTCGCGTCCGGTGCGCGGCGCCGCACGCCGGGCCTGCGCCGGGAGGAGGTGGCGGCGCTCGCGGGGATGTCCGTGGACTACTACACGCGTCTTGAGCAGTCGCGGGGCCCGCGTCCGTCACGGCAGATGCTGGGCGCGCTGGCCAGGGCGCTGCGGCTGACCGGCGACGAGCGGGACCATCTCTTCCACCTGGTGGGCGAGGAGCCGCCCCGGGACGGCACGGCGTCGGCGCACGTCCGCCCCGGGCTCCTGCTGGTCCTGGACCGGCTGCACGACACCCCCGCGATGGTCATGAGCGACTACGGCGAGGTCCTCGCGCAGAACGCGATGGCCGCGGCCCTGTCCGGCGACGCGCTCGCCCGGCCGCCGCGCGAGCGCAATCTCGTACGCCGCTTCTTCACGGACCCCGCCGCACGGAAGCTGTCCCCGCCCGAGGACCACGAGGAGCACGCGCGCGGACACGTGGCGAACCTCCGCGCCGTCACCGCGGCCCACCCCGACGACCGGGCGGTGACGGCCCTGGTCGCCGAACTCCGCACGGCCAGCGAGGAGTTCGAGAAACTCTGGGGCGAACACGAGGTGGCCGTGCGGCGCGCCTCGACCAAGCGCTTCCAGCACCCGCTGGTCGGCCTGCTGGAGCTGGACTGCGAGGTCCTCGTCAGCGCCGAGCACCGCCAGCTCCTCATCATCCACACGGCCCGCCCCGGCACGGAGACACACGAGCGCCTGCAGCTGCTGCGGGTGGTGGGGTTGCAGGACATGACGCCGAGCGGAAACAGCCAGGCTTGA
- a CDS encoding NAD-dependent epimerase/dehydratase family protein, which produces MLTLVTGTTGQVGRRFVPRLLQAVQAEDQVRVLVRDEAKGAPFAELGAQVAVGDLRDAEALGKALAGVDAVINIAAAFRGVPDEEAWAVNRDAAVELGRAALASGVRRFVQVSTNLVYGTGRGRPLTEEDPSVPGGEMWGAYPESKAAAERELAALDGLDVRIGRLPFVYGEGDPHLAQSLRWAGGWAATQRLQMGHHADVAQGLTRILYAPGAGGVYNIADDTPVTAVDLHQLNGVDIPPALYDRTDSDPWFGIVSTARIRRELGFRPLYPSVWTAKDAGAL; this is translated from the coding sequence ATGCTGACGTTGGTGACAGGCACGACAGGCCAGGTCGGCCGCCGCTTCGTACCGCGGCTGCTGCAGGCGGTGCAGGCGGAGGACCAGGTGCGGGTCCTGGTGCGCGACGAGGCGAAGGGCGCGCCCTTCGCCGAGCTGGGCGCGCAGGTCGCGGTCGGCGATCTGCGGGACGCGGAAGCGCTCGGCAAGGCGCTCGCCGGGGTGGACGCCGTGATCAACATCGCGGCGGCCTTCCGCGGTGTCCCGGACGAGGAGGCCTGGGCGGTCAACCGCGACGCCGCCGTCGAACTGGGCCGCGCGGCGCTCGCCTCGGGCGTCCGCCGCTTCGTCCAGGTCAGCACGAACCTGGTGTACGGCACGGGGCGCGGCCGTCCCCTCACCGAGGAGGACCCGAGCGTCCCCGGCGGCGAGATGTGGGGCGCCTACCCGGAGTCCAAGGCGGCCGCCGAGCGGGAGCTGGCGGCCCTCGACGGCCTGGACGTCCGGATCGGGCGGCTCCCCTTCGTGTACGGGGAGGGCGACCCGCACCTCGCCCAGTCGCTGCGGTGGGCGGGCGGCTGGGCGGCCACCCAGCGCCTCCAGATGGGCCACCACGCGGACGTGGCCCAGGGCCTGACCCGGATCCTGTACGCCCCGGGCGCGGGCGGCGTCTACAACATCGCCGACGACACCCCCGTCACGGCCGTCGACCTCCACCAGCTCAACGGGGTCGACATCCCGCCCGCCCTCTACGACCGCACGGACTCCGACCCCTGGTTCGGCATCGTCTCCACCGCCCGCATCCGCCGCGAGCTGGGCTTCCGCCCGCTGTACCCGTCGGTGTGGACGGCCAAGGACGCCGGGGCGCTCTGA